In one Aythya fuligula isolate bAytFul2 chromosome 12, bAytFul2.pri, whole genome shotgun sequence genomic region, the following are encoded:
- the CNEP1R1 gene encoding nuclear envelope phosphatase-regulatory subunit 1 — protein MNSLEQAEDLKAFERRLTEYIACLQPATGRWRTILIVVSVCTATGAWNWLIDPETQKVSFFTSLWNHPFFTISCITLIGLFFAGIHKRVVAPSIIAARCRTVLAEYNMSCDDTGKLILKPRPHVQ, from the exons ATGAACTCCCTGGAGCAGGCCGAGG ATCTCAAAGCTTTTGAAAGAAGACTTACTGAATATATTGCATGTTTGCAACCAGCTACAGGACGTTGGAGAA CGATTCTGATAGTGGTATCGGTCTGCACAGCAACTGGTGCTTGGAACTGGTTAATAGACCCAGAGACACAAAAG GTGTCCTTTTTCACATCGCTTTGGAATCACCCATTTTTCACAATTAGCTGTATTACCCTAATAGGCTTGTTCTTTGCTGGAATACATAAAAGAGTTGTGGCACCGTCAAT TATAGCAGCCCGATGTCGAACCGTTCTGGCAGAATATAACATGTCCTGTGATGAT actggaaaattaattttgaaaccTAGGCCTCACGTTCAATAA